One segment of Schistocerca nitens isolate TAMUIC-IGC-003100 chromosome 3, iqSchNite1.1, whole genome shotgun sequence DNA contains the following:
- the LOC126249230 gene encoding uncharacterized protein LOC126249230, translating to MAEKASGARTVEGAPRDLVRGGFQPRLPTSLPPPGQQQQPSPLPRRQPVPLMPPAQLHPGAPQVVAPAPAVPLQSPPPSELMDIDPSAGPPSQAVAVQPVLQPLSLGTPKEFDTAAPCPAPTQQPSTQRQETLPLFVGPDAPSRPVPEAAPVVTGVHPDLGFQSVFPEAPRSQCWGADRGLPPTTVSAPVSSATPAARPLPRRRRSPRHYSTTVR from the coding sequence atttggtccgtggcgggttccagccgcgccttccgacttcgctgccgcccccagggcagcagcagcagccgtcgccgctaccacgccgacagcccgtcccgttgatgcctcccgcgcagcttcatccgggagcgccccaggtggtcgctccggcgcctgcggtcccgcttcagtcgccaccgccttctgAGCTGATGGAcatcgacccctcagccgggccgccttcccaagcggtggctgtgcagcctgtactgcagccgctttccttgggcacccccaaggagtttgacaccgcagcgccttgtccggcgcccactcagcagccgtcgacgcagcgtcaggagacgctgcctctcttcgtgggtcccgacgccccgtcgcgtccagtaccagaagctgcgcccgtggtcacaggcgtgcaccctgacctcggttttcagtcggtgtttcccgaggccccacgcagccaatgctggggtgcggaccggggactgccaccgacaacagtctccgccccggtctcttctgctacgcctgcggccagacccctcccccgccgtcgacgctcgccacgtcattattcaacgacggtgcggtga